CCTTAGATGCTGGATTTCTGATTGAATATTCTTCTCTGGCTACTGCAATAATCTATGAGGCTAGGAGGTCAGGATATTTATAGCATAGTTTCCAGTTTGTCTGAAATTTTAATAGCCGTAACTTAAGGCAAACCTGATTTTCAAGTTTTTCTAGGTCGGTTACTTTAGTTGCTCCATCAGCATCCAACATGAGAAGTAGCTGACCCCGCGAATGCATCATTCCCTATTTAATGCTTTCAGAAAGTAGAAAGCttcaattaattttcttttaaaatgaaatgGCAAGTATACAGTTTTACTCATTCACATAGAATACATATATAGAGTTGTATGTGCTACGAGTTGAACTCACCTTTCTTATAGCTTCTCCTTTGCCTTGATTCTTCCCAAGGGGTATAACCCTTATGTTGTCAACTGTGTGCTttctaacaaaatcaaaagctaCTCTTTTTGTTCCATCAACACTTCCATCATCAACAATCACTACCtagaagcagaaaaaaaaaattattccacTGATGCATATAGGGTTTAAGGAATGCACCAATATCTATTGAGCAATTTAGCATATGAGTGGGTAGTCTATTTGATAGACTAATAAATTGTGAGCATCACCTTTTTTACTTATTGAGTTAGGTGAactaattataaagaaaaaaaccttaaaaagcTCATATAAATTCACCACAACAAAGGCCATAATTAGGTTAAGAATCAACCTTAGTGAGTTGTAAGgagataaaaaagaagaatggaaaacTATTTACCTCAAAAGAAAAACTCTTGTCCCGTGATGCACGATCTTGAAGGTAGCTGAAAACCACAGGTGAAGTACACAATTATGCCTCTGTAGTATGCATAAATAAGGCTTGTGCTACTGTTTTGCAAGAAGCAAACTTTTAACGAGTGTAAGCAgggacacacacacacaattaaataaaaaaagagagtattttTAACTTACTCCATTGTTTCTTCAAGAGCTGCAGGAAGTCTCTGTTCTTCATTATATGCTGGAACTATTAATGACAAATACTTCTCAGCAGGCTCGGTAATATGAGGGCAAGGAATCTGATgaaaaatagtgaaaaaaaaaaaaaaaaaaaaaaaaaaacagagtcagAAAAAGAGAACTCCTCAATCTCAGCAACAAAGCCACCAGCCAATGTAATCAAGCGTGTCAATTCGTCATGATTGACAAAACAAATTCTCGCAAAGCCACTAGCCTAAGAGTATCCAAAATCTGTATCTGGAAGAGACAATCCATAACCTAAGAGCTAATCTAGCACTATAACATTGAACTTCTCAAGCTTctttaaacaaaccaaaatgcAACATTTGATACAGAAACAGTTCACCCTTAAAAGTCTCTACATTTAAAACCGAAACAGTTCACCCATAAAACTAAGACTACAGATTAATCAAATCAGAAACGATTAAGGAATCAGACGATACCGGCTTTAAAGATTTCGGATCCTCGAGTGTAGTCACCATCTCCACAGACCTGGGAAAAATCCACAAATAAATCCAAATGTTTTATTCCCAGAACTCGGAGTTAAAGATAAAGATACAGGTAACAGAATCCAAGAAAGAGAAACACCGACGACGTACACGTAACTGAGTCTCCTTCTCCAAGCTTCAAAAACGACGACGGAGAGAAATCCAAAGAAGACGATCAGCAGCAACGAGAACCCCAACTCCGCAACTGTTACCAGAAACCCCATTGTTGTTGCTCTCCCCAAGATTTCAGATCTTCacaataaagaaagagagtgaagaagaagaagaagaagaagaagaagagatcgaaaCCAATCCGTGAAGgttaa
The sequence above is drawn from the Camelina sativa cultivar DH55 chromosome 4, Cs, whole genome shotgun sequence genome and encodes:
- the LOC104782417 gene encoding dolichyl-phosphate beta-glucosyltransferase, which codes for MGFLVTVAELGFSLLLIVFFGFLSVVVFEAWRRRLSYVSVEMVTTLEDPKSLKPIPCPHITEPAEKYLSLIVPAYNEEQRLPAALEETMDYLQDRASRDKSFSFEVVIVDDGSVDGTKRVAFDFVRKHTVDNIRVIPLGKNQGKGEAIRKGMMHSRGQLLLMLDADGATKVTDLEKLENQIIAVAREEYSIRNPASKEMDFRIGDVQVSAFGSRAHLEEKALATRKWYRNFLMKGFHLVVLLAAGPGIRDTQCGFKMFTRAAARKLFTNVHLKRWCFDVELVYLCKRFNIPMVEISVKWSEIPGSKVNMLSIPNMLWELALMSVGYRTGLWKIHQACDTERSS